A window of Drosophila sulfurigaster albostrigata strain 15112-1811.04 chromosome X, ASM2355843v2, whole genome shotgun sequence genomic DNA:
CGGACAATTTGTGCTGATCACAGGCGCCGGACACGGCATGGGCAAGGAGATGGCATTGCAATACGGTGCATTGGGCGCCAAGGTTATCTGCTGGGATGTCAACGAGCAGACAAACTCACAGACCGTCAAGGAGGTGAAACAAGCTGGCGGCACAGCCTTTGGCTACGTTTGCAATGTGGTCAAGCGTGAGGATATCGTTGAGTTGGCCGCCAAGGTCCGCAAGGAGCATGGCTTCATCAGTGTGGTTGTTAATAATGCTGGCATTATGCCCTGCCATCCACTTCTGGAGCACACCGAGCAGGAGACGCGTCTCATGTACGACATCAACGTGCTCGCTCACTTCTGGGTAAGtcagaatattaaataaacttcTTTGAACCGATTAAGTGCTGGAGAGCTACCGATTTTAATgtcacattaaataaataactgatTGACGCAAAATCCAAACGGTAACATTTAGGATACTGAAACAACATTTAGGAATCtcgatatatagtataatgaGAGAGTTGAGTTTTAAAAGTACCTTCAAGTGATAATATTTtcgagttttgtgtgtgtcttaaaattcatattttgacttattaaaaaaacactGATTAACTGACTGAAGAGATGGTAAAACCTTGGAGGCTGTAACATATTTTAGGAATTTCGGAAGAATTTCGATTGTATAATAAGTTCGTTGAGAGTTGAAGTATCTCCAAGTGATTATAGCTGGGAGGCTTGTGAAAGTCTTacaatttgacaaatttatgttattcaaaaaaaataaataaaaacactgaTTAACTGACTGAACAATAAACGCGGTAAAACCTTGGAGGCTGTAACATAATTTGGGAAACTCCAATGAGATAATTGACTTTTAAAATATCGAATTTAGCAAACTAATGTTATTCTTTACCAACCCAACACTAACTGACCATACTAAGAATGTCCAAAATCGGTAAAACGGTAAAACCTAGGAGGCTGTAACATAATGTAGGTTCCTCGATTATATAATAAGTTAGTTGAGTCTTAAAATACATCCAAGCTACCGCTGACCGAACTATCAACATACAGTCCAAGTGGTAATAGCTAGGAGGTTTTATGGGtgtctttaaatttatattttgactaattaaaatgaattcataaaaatgaaaacaaactgaCTAAACGGAACTATGATATTCCACAATCTAAACAGTTGTATAAAGAGATAATTTAGTCTTTAAATACCTATTTTAACGAACTAAGAACACTAACTAGACGTTCCATTAACGTCCACAACTTGAACAATAAGAGTTAGGAGGGTGTAACATAATTTACAAAGAGAAATTGTATAATGAGATAGTTGAGtctaaatttattgtttacaaaaataaaacacttgcTAATACTATGAACGTCCACAACTGGAATGGTAAGAGCTAGAAGGCTGCACCAAAGTTGACTCTACGACTAATCtgaaattatcaaatttgtataaaatggTCTTTAGTCTGACtacgaaaaatatttttagtgacCGCACTATGAACTTCCATACGGTAAAACCTAGGAGGTTGCACCAAAGTTGATTTGGTTACTCTATgacttcacttttttttaatttttactgaCTCTAAAGCTAATTGCATGAACTCATCTTTCGCTACAGATCATCCAAGCCTTCCTGCCCGATATGGTGGAGCGCAACGAGGGCAGCATTGTCGCTCTCTCCTCCTGCGCCGGTCTCTTTGGTCTGCCCAATCTGGTGCCCTACTGCGGCACCAAGTTCGCTGTGCGTGGCTACATGGCCGCTCTTGCTGAGGAGCTGCGTCTCAAGAATCCACAGACTAACGTAAGTATATACCCTTGAATTTTATGAGAAGACTGAGTGAAAGTGATGAGCAATGACTCTATTGAGTTATGTGTATGTTATGTGTCTAATGTGTCTCTTATTTCACACAGGTTAAGCTGACCACGATCTTCCCCTACATGATCGACACTGGTCTATGCAAGAATCCACGTTTCCGTTTCCCCAACCTGTTCAAGTTGATCCCACCCCAGGAGGCGGCTGCCTCCATCATTGAGGCACAGCGAGAGGGTCTGGAGGAGGCGGCTATTCCACGTCGCTTTGTTGCCATTGAGAAGATCGGACGCCTGATTCCCAGGAAGGCAATGCGTTTGGTCAACGATTTCCTCGACACGGGTGTCGACTCTGACAAGCATTAAGCTTCACTCACAACTAGAAGAaaccaaaaggaaaaaaccaataaaaaaaaaacaaactgtaAAACGGATGAACGAAGAAAATAACTAGAAAGTAAAGGAAAGAGGAAACAGTTCCATATGACATTCAGATCCAATGAATTAAGTCTCAAAAGCTTTATCGATTTATCGatctatatataaacatatatattttttttttacatttatctACTTACTActctatatgtacatacagaGCAAGAATTTAGCAAGCTTAAAGGTTgttacttaataaataataaacttttatgtagtataccaaaattttTGAAACATTTGCGTACATTTGTTAATAAGTTTTATGATATATGGTTGATTGGATTTTGGCAAGAGTCCAAAATAATTTCGGGTCTCtcatgaaaacaaaaatattgaatatatattattcaattcaaaCAAACTTTTAGCAATTCGTTATGGTTAAATCAATTTTAGGCGATTTAGTGCgaagttttttttgtacaaaaatatcAGTTGGCATTATCTAAGTATAAAATTTGGGTACAGAGTGAGaaatctagattgaaaagtagtttgcaaatcttgatttaagatctTTTTGatgttaacaaaaaaaaaatcttgaaaaaAGATTTTTGGTTTGAAACAAAATCTTGAAACACAATTTTTTAGgttgaaaaaatctttaatCAAGGTCTTTAtgctaaatttgtttttaagatAGAaaccattttattttaagatttaaatcTTGCTtcaagaatgttttatttagAGTGAAAAatagattgcaaatcttgatttaagatttttcgaTGTTTCGATaaaaaatcttgaaataagattgttaggttgaaaaaatcttaaatcaagatgtTGTTCTTCATTTTGAGATTACTAAATCGtcttttaagattaaaaaaaatctcaaATTCAAGgattttgttcttgtttcgtAGAATATATGAATTCCTTTAAAACTAGAACCTACCTAATTTTATCCTAAGTAAAGATTTTGCCTTCTTGCTCCAATATTGAGATTTCCCTAATTTTGAAATAGGATTGCAATCTTAAATTTCACGATTGGGCAATTTAGAAtcttttatagaattttggtcttgatttaaaaaaaaactttcttggttcaattttatCATCATATAATCTTCattaaagattttattcttaaatttagcacgtttttttctttctgtgtagatccatatatataaatatttaaattaaagcttagaagagctttttttttgaatacaaaaaatattagttGGTACCAAGAAAATGTTGGATATGTATTTTATCCCTTTAGATACATTTCTGTAAGTTCAGTTTAGTTCAGttttagtacattttttaaagtaattctTCAATGCGAAGTGCTTTGAAATGCTCCCAATTGCTTTATTCGTATAGACAAGtaaaataatagttaataatatattcagTTCAGCTTCAAGGGCTTCATTTACTTCTTGCCCTTGGCTTTGGCGGCCTTCTTTTTGGCAGCACGCAATTCGCGGGCCTCCTTTGAGGTGATGGAACCGGCTCGCTTCTTGCGAGCCTCCTCGAGCTTTGCCTGCTCGGCGAGATTGTCGAGATAGTACTGCTCGAAGTGGGTGCGCTCCATCACCTTCTTTTCGGCGGCTCGTTGGCGATCGACGGCCTCGAGAGTCTCGTGGAATTGGGAGAGGGCGACACGAAACTCCTCATCGGACTCGATCATCTTGATGAACTGATCTGGATTGTCGGGATCAAGCTCCAGATCGGGCATATATTCCTGAACAACAGGCGCAGCCTTCGATTGgcgctcctcctcctcctccaacATTTGGGTGCGACGACGCAGCTTGATCTCATCGACACGAGCCTCCAGCAGCTTGCTGCGCGTGATCTCTCGCTCGAACATCTAGCAAAAAGAGTggtataaataatttcatataacTAAAGCCCGTTTCAGCATAATATAAGTAGTAAACCATAAAGCCTAATTATAAAaagtatgtaaaataaaatatggaatTTACACACTAACGAGTTCAATACTCTGACTTCAAAGTTCTGTATCTTCTGTTctaattaatgaatgaataaaaatctTGGTCTTAATGGGTTGGAAGGTTCATAAACTATGTGTCTCGAGAATTTTAAGTCATTTGATATTAGGAGAAAAAATGCTAGATACAGGTAATGAAGACGCAACTACAAAATGATATACCCActatccattttcaataaaactatgTTAGAACTAATATAAAAATCTAAggaatatactatattcggtatatcttTATAGGTAtacattcaatttcaataaaaccaaactaaacaagtaagaaagctacagtcgagtgtactcgactgtgagatacccgctacccattttgaataaaagaaacatattttgcggtattttctcaaaatataccgaatatactgcaaaaatactaaaaatataccaaatggtatatgtgatatatcgatatagtaccgcattcaaaatataccatagacggcacaatataccagattgtcagccaaagcaactcagacccctagtaagtaggcgtttttgcccatacaaaaatatttctttaataacttcgacaatttttatctgaccgcaaccaaattttcaggaatcataactactatagtaaatattgtatataccaaaattcgcaattctagctttaaaattacgcttgttattcgatttttttaatttgcgggggcggaagtgggcgtggcaaaaatttgaaacaaacttgatctgcgtgcaaacataacaaatgctgtcgaaaaaaaattatagctctatctcttatagtctctgagatctaggtgttcatacggacagacggacagacggacagacggacagacacacagacggacagacggacatggctatatcgtctcggctgttgacgctgatcaagaatatatatactttatagggtcggagatgcctccttctacctgttacatacatttcctgccggcacaaagttataatacccttctaccctatgggtagcgggtataaatatgccaaaggctaaatttggtatatcgatatagctCTACTTCCATTTCCAAACAAACCATatccaaaataatatatccgaaataatataccaaaaaatactaaaatctaccgaagactatatttggtatatcgatatagttaTACGTTTATTTTCACCAcactctaaaaatataccgcaaaaatactaaaatatacagaacGCTGcatataattggtatatcaatatagttatacattcaaaatataccacagagtaaaaattatatttgattatcAACTGAAATGCAGACAAAAGTTAGCAGTtgactaaactaaaaaaaaagtatcgTATATCCAGCTGTGaacattgaaatagcagtgcgtCAGAAATAAAGctaaaaaaaggtttttatgcatattcttttttgtaaGTTGATTGCTTGGATGTTGTTTTCGTAGCATGAAACATAGAAAtaagaaacaagcaaaaaaaccgaaaataataaaaaaaaaatttataaattttgaaaaataaatacattaagaTAACTAAATTGTGTCTGAAAGTTGCgtttatagtattatttttcattttaagcgCATAGTTCGTAGACACTgatatttcaaagttcacaaaTGTAAATCCAACTCGGGTTTATACCGATAAGCAATATTAGTTATGAAATGGATAATAACTGAACTTCGTGAACTAATATCAGTTCTGAAGAGGGTTTTTACTACATATctacattttgaaataaatttacgATTAGCTTCCAGAAAAGTCTTAGGAAATGTAGTTGCTTTAGCTTCGATTATCTAGAAGCTGTTTAAACTGTCTAACATACAAACGTTAGTCTCAAATACGCTGTTGTAGAATGAAGTTCTactaatgaataaataaatctacTTCTATTAGTCTTCAACTACTTTGACTTACGGCTGCCATGAGAGCCTTCTCCTTGCTGGTGGTGTGCTTCATGGCCTCGTCGAGATTCATGATGTGCGTATCCCCGTTGGCCAGCGAGACGGCCAAATGCTGTCCGCCCGGCTGAAATACGACGGCGGTGACCGTCGAACGGAAATTGACGCTATAGATGGGTTCGCGTTGATTCAACAGCAAATCCCAAAAGTCTAGAACGCCCTCTTTGTCGCCGGTGACAAAGAGCGAGGCGCGTCCCGTGCTCCAGGCGCCGCACATCAATTGATTGCGCTTCTTCACATACATGGTGCTGGGACGATTCTTGACCTCCTCGCACCAGATGCGGGCAATCCAATCGCCCACGATGAGGAAGTTCTTCACAAAGAACGGATTGCGATGAATGGTGCGAATGGGTCCAGCGCATATTTGATAGCTGCCCACCAGCATCTCGACGGGATTCAAGCCCTTGCGATTGCCCACAAACACGTATCCCATGGCGCTGCCAGCGATGAAACGCACCGGAATCGTGTACTCAAACTCCAGCACCGTACAACCGTGAGCATCCTGACGATTCTGTTTCATATTCGGAGTGGTCTCCAGGAATATCTCATTCGATGGCATCTTGAGATCACGTGTATCCCAGAACTTGATCGATCCATCCAACGATGCGCTATAGAACTCTGTGTTCAGCTTCGAGTGGACCCAAGTGATTGCCGAAACCCGTTGACGATGTGCCGCCTCCATGGGGCAAATGCCGGTGGTCATGCCGCTCTCTAGCATATCCCAGATGCACACTTTGCCCGTGTACGTGCCAGCTGCCAGATTGTTCTCCTCCTTGGGACAGATTTTGGCGCATGTAATCACCTCCATGCTGTCGTAGTAGGACAACGGCTTAATCGGATTCTTAACGTCCCACACATAGAAGGCATTCGTTGAACCGTTTGTGGGATCCTCGGTGACCAAGCGTGACTTGCGATCATCATCGACCAAATTGTATAGATT
This region includes:
- the LOC133848490 gene encoding 17-beta-hydroxysteroid dehydrogenase 13 is translated as MSKTNQSGTAGSAGNNNDIYNIVLLIVDIVVLVAKFWIAIVEELFKAFTTRPQSNVAGQFVLITGAGHGMGKEMALQYGALGAKVICWDVNEQTNSQTVKEVKQAGGTAFGYVCNVVKREDIVELAAKVRKEHGFISVVVNNAGIMPCHPLLEHTEQETRLMYDINVLAHFWIIQAFLPDMVERNEGSIVALSSCAGLFGLPNLVPYCGTKFAVRGYMAALAEELRLKNPQTNVKLTTIFPYMIDTGLCKNPRFRFPNLFKLIPPQEAAASIIEAQREGLEEAAIPRRFVAIEKIGRLIPRKAMRLVNDFLDTGVDSDKH
- the LOC133848390 gene encoding dynein intermediate chain 3, ciliary; its protein translation is MYQNQVVLTRERRRFGRQCMFEDRNELMVSVHPSSRLRLKYIMGNPQTRGMQLSSIMASSEVETENATYDEHGMFHYEGGWPKEVNMNDEEQTLRHRKKVERDDAWGEEVKTLIRTTMNTARQNNAINIYNHFFDDIPYEVGRTICMPFKSRTINIIHDMWRPQRHMSVINWVPNNNKQIMTQYTNLYNLVDDDRKSRLVTEDPTNGSTNAFYVWDVKNPIKPLSYYDSMEVITCAKICPKEENNLAAGTYTGKVCIWDMLESGMTTGICPMEAAHRQRVSAITWVHSKLNTEFYSASLDGSIKFWDTRDLKMPSNEIFLETTPNMKQNRQDAHGCTVLEFEYTIPVRFIAGSAMGYVFVGNRKGLNPVEMLVGSYQICAGPIRTIHRNPFFVKNFLIVGDWIARIWCEEVKNRPSTMYVKKRNQLMCGAWSTGRASLFVTGDKEGVLDFWDLLLNQREPIYSVNFRSTVTAVVFQPGGQHLAVSLANGDTHIMNLDEAMKHTTSKEKALMAAMFEREITRSKLLEARVDEIKLRRRTQMLEEEEERQSKAAPVVQEYMPDLELDPDNPDQFIKMIESDEEFRVALSQFHETLEAVDRQRAAEKKVMERTHFEQYYLDNLAEQAKLEEARKKRAGSITSKEARELRAAKKKAAKAKGKK